In a genomic window of Asticcacaulis sp.:
- a CDS encoding beta-galactosidase, translating to MSQIKQTRRNFLASVVGGGAVIALSGVAGAKTASRFTVTNDQFVLDGRPFQILAGEMHYPRIPREYWRDRLRKLKSLGLNTLTTYVFWNAHETSPGVFDFSGNLDVAAYIRLAQEEGLWVNLRPGPYVCAEWDSGGLPAWLFPEETGIARTSDPKFVGPMKAWFKRLGQELVPLLIDNGGPIILTQIENEYGAFGTDHDYMRQVMEAERDAGFTGLLYTADPSQFVANGSLPGIVAGINFGTNYKAEEEFAARAKVRSDGPFFNSELWGGWYDAFGDLHTTMEIPPLIDSLKWMLDRKMSISFYMLHGGTSFGWYAGANWDSKGYSADISSYDYDAILDEAGRPTPKYAAVKALFQNYLPAEAFAPPAACRGAGDGAAFPPDGSGASGGASRQADAPVVTEIAGCAGPDARPDGLPSPRGKALVGRAEIR from the coding sequence ATGAGTCAGATAAAACAAACACGCCGGAATTTCCTGGCGTCGGTGGTCGGCGGCGGCGCGGTGATCGCCTTGTCCGGTGTGGCCGGCGCAAAGACCGCGTCGCGTTTTACTGTGACGAATGACCAGTTCGTGCTCGATGGCAGGCCGTTTCAGATCCTGGCGGGCGAAATGCACTATCCCCGCATTCCGCGCGAATACTGGCGCGATCGCCTGCGCAAGCTCAAATCCTTGGGGCTCAATACCCTGACCACCTATGTCTTCTGGAATGCCCACGAGACGTCACCAGGCGTCTTTGATTTCAGCGGCAATCTCGATGTTGCGGCCTATATCAGGCTGGCGCAGGAAGAAGGGCTGTGGGTGAACCTGCGGCCTGGCCCTTATGTCTGTGCCGAATGGGACAGTGGCGGCCTGCCGGCCTGGTTGTTCCCGGAAGAAACCGGCATCGCCCGCACCAGCGACCCCAAATTTGTCGGACCAATGAAGGCGTGGTTCAAGCGTCTGGGCCAGGAACTGGTGCCGCTGCTGATCGATAATGGCGGGCCGATCATTCTGACCCAGATCGAAAACGAATACGGCGCTTTCGGTACCGATCATGACTACATGCGCCAGGTCATGGAGGCCGAGCGTGATGCCGGGTTCACGGGCCTGCTTTACACGGCCGATCCATCACAGTTTGTCGCCAACGGGTCTTTGCCGGGTATCGTTGCCGGTATCAATTTCGGCACCAACTACAAGGCGGAAGAAGAGTTCGCAGCGCGTGCCAAGGTGCGCAGCGATGGGCCCTTCTTCAATTCGGAGCTCTGGGGTGGCTGGTATGACGCCTTCGGCGATCTGCACACGACCATGGAGATTCCGCCTCTCATTGACAGCCTGAAATGGATGCTCGACCGCAAGATGTCGATCAGTTTCTATATGCTGCACGGCGGCACGTCATTCGGTTGGTATGCGGGCGCCAACTGGGATTCCAAGGGCTACAGCGCCGATATCTCCAGCTATGATTACGACGCCATCCTGGACGAGGCCGGTCGGCCGACGCCCAAATATGCGGCGGTAAAGGCCCTGTTCCAGAACTATCTCCCGGCGGAAGCCTTTGCGCCCCCTGCCGCCTGCCGAGGCGCCGGTGACGGTGCCGCGTTTCCGCCTGACGGAAGCGGCGCCTCTGGAGGCGCTTCTAGACAAGCCGATGCGCCAGTCGTCACCGAAATCGCTGGATGCGCTGGGCCAGATGCACGGCCTGATGGTCTACCGTCACCGCGCGGAAAAGCCCTTGTCGGGCGTGCTGAAATTCGATGA